The Bdellovibrio sp. ZAP7 DNA segment GGATGAAATCCAAGCGCAACATCACTCAATGTTTTGTGATGTGGAATATTCTCGCAGTATCGATTATAAAAAATTCTGGCAGGCTTTGGCCAGAGGCGAATTTGCTTCCGGTGAGTTCAAGCGCATCAGCAAAGATGGTCGTGCAGTTTGGATCAATGCATCCTACAATCCAGTCTTAAACAGCGAAGGTAAACCTTATAAAGTTGTAAAATTCGCCACCGACGTCACAGCGGCTAAAATGAAAAGCGCTGAAGACGAGGGTAAAATTTCTGCGATCAGCAAGGCTCAAGCTGTCATCGAGTTTAATCTCGATGGCACGGTTATCAATGCCAATGAAAACTTTCTTAAGACATTAGGCTATAGTCTGTCGGAAATCCAGGGTAAGCATCACCGCATGTTTTGTGATTCTGAGTATATTCGGTCGTCAGAGTATGAAAGCTTCTGGAAGAAGTTGAACCGTGGCGAATTTGATTCCGGTCGCTATATGCGCAAGGGTTCTGGCGATCGCACGATTTGGATTCAAGCAACTTATAATCCTATTATGGATGCAAGTGGCAAGCCTTATAAGGTTGTGAAATTCGCATCAGATATCACTGAACAGTATGAGCTTGAGCAATCCATCAAACGTAAAGCGGAAGACGACCAAAAGAAAGTCGATCAACTTTTGACGGTCGTGAACCGCGCTGCAGCTGGTGATTTGAGTACAGAGATTACTGTGGAAGGTACAGATGCTTTGGGACAGTTGGCGGCAGGTATCTCGACGATGATGCGCGACCTTCGCGGCGTTATCGGTAAAGTGGTCGAATCAGCGAGTGGTTTCGGGACATCTTCCAAATCCATCGCGGATCAATCAAATAACGTAGCCGGCGGTGCCCACAGTCTGGGCGCAACGGTTGAAGAGATG contains these protein-coding regions:
- a CDS encoding methyl-accepting chemotaxis protein, producing the protein MSTARLIETSATESDEVSQIRQTLEALHKVQAIIEFNLDGTIVTANENFLKTLGYSLDEIQAQHHSMFCDVEYSRSIDYKKFWQALARGEFASGEFKRISKDGRAVWINASYNPVLNSEGKPYKVVKFATDVTAAKMKSAEDEGKISAISKAQAVIEFNLDGTVINANENFLKTLGYSLSEIQGKHHRMFCDSEYIRSSEYESFWKKLNRGEFDSGRYMRKGSGDRTIWIQATYNPIMDASGKPYKVVKFASDITEQYELEQSIKRKAEDDQKKVDQLLTVVNRAAAGDLSTEITVEGTDALGQLAAGISTMMRDLRGVIGKVVESASGFGTSSKSIADQSNNVAGGAHSLGATVEEMNASIEEFTASIASIADNTKKANELAKVTHKEAETGSQSISKSIEAMELINKSSEDISEIIKVISEIASQTNLLAFNAAIEAARAGEHGLGFSVVADEVRKLAERSSQATKEISKLINESVKRVEQGSAISKQAGEAFSKIVSGIEKTTQSIAEVNVAAEEQSESAKGISQAIQYIANEATRSAQASENIASATKSLVSGAEDLNKTVSRFVV